The following coding sequences lie in one Niabella agricola genomic window:
- a CDS encoding glycosyl hydrolase, translated as MIAIKINHRKSIDSTVPVFFFALLFATGLQAQSLRKPVPPVSFSTIRSNFTNPGKEFQTAPLWVWNTKVTTGIIDSMLQEFKANAFGGVFIHPRPGLITEYLSEDWLHLYKHAVQKAAALDMHVWIYDENSYPTGFAGGLVPDQMPASYNQGQMLQLVKTDTIPQDRNAYFICLKKERDRFTDITAHAAQQKNTKGNYYLFRKLNYAKQAGMVGPPDYPLVDLLVKGVTEKFIDVTFGPYKKAFGNAFGKTVPGTFSDEPSIPTHGSQTTRWTPDLFAVFSEKWGYDLVPHLPSLFEETGDWQKIRHNYQETLLQLFIDRWSKPMQAFTQKNQLKWTGHYWEHGWPDPGEGPDNMAMYAWHDQPGIDMLFNQFNESSPNAQFGNIRSVKELSSVANQLGKERTLCETYGGAGWDLTFRDMKRLGDWQAALGVNFMNQHLSWMSMAGARKYDYPTTFSYQNSWWPFYKPLNAYFARLSYVLSRGVQKNTVLILEPTSTAWMYHSRVKSNGRFFETGNRFQAFITKLEKAQAEYDLGSEHIIKDHGSAIKNQFRIGNATYTTVVIPPGMENINRSTYLLLKKFVASGGRLILFNPLSHIDGRAMTSAEQFSEGQQNITAYAQLDSRVMEQVFRTPGFKIQMTTPVMENGSLLHHRRIIRDGQLLFLSNANLTQPAAGHVEVSGAKSIIRMDLNTGKILKYPESKNAQGTRFAFDIPPAGSALFFIANSAQKTSGVYGPLLEKEEISGTAISVERPSENTLMIDFCDVRIRDTEKKDIHVKDATQLVFKENGFPGDPWDHQMQFKTRFVQRDTFSRGSGFIVTYHFAIDQDVNTQNFRAVIEQGHLWNTIRVNGYKITPGTGWWMDRSFTVLQIGPYLKPGANTISLAIEPMRIYAEIGPLFILGNYNLESAEKGWKIVAPASLNTGSWKKQGLPMYGHTVAYKREYSLTTEGSYFLHIDSLKGSVAAVRVNGRKAGIIYAEPYQLDVSDLIKKGRNQIEVTVVGSLRNLMGPHYKTYRQGYTGPDSWNGITAYPPGNSYILFDYGLNDMRLFRSKD; from the coding sequence ATGATTGCGATAAAAATAAACCACAGGAAAAGCATAGACAGCACGGTGCCCGTATTCTTTTTTGCATTGCTCTTTGCAACCGGCCTGCAGGCACAGTCGTTGCGGAAGCCCGTTCCTCCCGTTTCTTTTTCAACCATCCGCAGTAACTTCACTAATCCCGGTAAGGAGTTCCAGACGGCCCCCCTCTGGGTATGGAACACAAAAGTGACCACCGGTATCATCGATTCCATGCTTCAGGAGTTTAAAGCCAATGCCTTTGGTGGTGTGTTTATACATCCCCGTCCCGGGCTGATTACTGAATACCTTAGCGAAGACTGGCTGCACCTGTATAAGCATGCTGTTCAAAAAGCGGCTGCGTTAGACATGCATGTGTGGATCTACGACGAAAACTCCTACCCTACGGGGTTTGCCGGCGGCCTGGTACCAGACCAGATGCCCGCTTCCTATAACCAGGGCCAGATGCTTCAGCTGGTTAAAACAGATACCATACCGCAAGACAGAAACGCTTATTTTATTTGCTTAAAAAAAGAACGGGACCGGTTTACAGACATTACCGCCCATGCAGCACAGCAAAAAAACACAAAGGGCAACTACTATCTGTTCCGGAAACTTAATTATGCCAAACAGGCCGGTATGGTGGGCCCACCGGATTATCCATTGGTGGACCTCCTGGTGAAAGGCGTTACAGAAAAATTTATTGATGTAACCTTTGGCCCTTATAAAAAAGCATTTGGAAACGCTTTTGGGAAAACGGTGCCCGGAACCTTCTCCGACGAGCCCAGCATACCCACACATGGCAGTCAGACTACGCGGTGGACCCCGGATCTTTTTGCCGTGTTCAGTGAAAAATGGGGATACGACCTGGTGCCGCACCTGCCTTCACTTTTTGAAGAAACCGGCGACTGGCAAAAAATCCGGCACAATTACCAGGAAACCCTGCTCCAGTTATTCATTGACCGGTGGTCGAAACCCATGCAGGCCTTTACCCAAAAAAATCAGCTGAAATGGACCGGCCACTATTGGGAACATGGCTGGCCCGACCCAGGCGAAGGTCCCGACAATATGGCCATGTATGCCTGGCACGACCAACCCGGAATCGACATGCTGTTTAACCAGTTCAATGAGTCCAGCCCGAATGCGCAGTTTGGAAATATCCGCTCCGTAAAGGAGTTATCCAGTGTGGCCAACCAGCTGGGAAAGGAACGGACGCTTTGCGAAACCTATGGCGGGGCCGGCTGGGATTTAACCTTCAGGGATATGAAACGGCTGGGCGACTGGCAGGCTGCATTGGGTGTTAATTTCATGAACCAACACCTCTCCTGGATGAGCATGGCCGGGGCCCGGAAATATGACTATCCCACCACTTTTTCTTATCAAAATTCCTGGTGGCCTTTTTACAAGCCGCTCAATGCGTACTTTGCACGGTTGTCCTATGTGCTTTCCCGCGGCGTTCAAAAAAATACCGTACTGATCCTTGAACCAACATCCACTGCCTGGATGTATCACAGTCGTGTTAAAAGCAACGGGCGTTTCTTTGAAACGGGCAACCGGTTCCAGGCCTTTATCACAAAACTGGAAAAGGCACAGGCCGAGTATGATCTGGGATCGGAGCATATCATTAAAGACCACGGGTCCGCCATCAAAAATCAATTCAGGATTGGCAATGCTACCTATACAACGGTGGTTATTCCTCCTGGAATGGAAAATATAAACCGGTCTACTTATCTCCTGTTAAAAAAATTTGTAGCCAGTGGCGGAAGACTGATTCTTTTCAACCCGCTAAGCCACATCGATGGCAGGGCCATGACCTCTGCAGAACAGTTTTCCGAAGGTCAGCAAAACATTACGGCTTATGCACAGCTTGATTCCCGGGTAATGGAACAGGTTTTCCGGACTCCGGGTTTTAAGATCCAAATGACCACACCCGTTATGGAAAATGGCAGCCTCCTGCACCACCGGCGCATCATCCGCGATGGTCAATTACTGTTTTTATCCAATGCCAACCTTACCCAACCCGCCGCGGGGCATGTAGAAGTAAGTGGTGCTAAATCCATCATACGGATGGATCTTAATACCGGAAAGATCCTGAAATACCCGGAAAGCAAAAATGCCCAAGGCACCCGTTTTGCCTTTGATATTCCTCCTGCCGGTAGTGCGTTATTCTTTATTGCAAACAGCGCACAAAAGACTTCCGGTGTTTATGGCCCGCTCCTGGAAAAAGAGGAAATCAGCGGAACGGCGATCAGCGTGGAGCGGCCTTCGGAAAATACATTAATGATCGACTTTTGTGACGTCCGGATCCGGGATACCGAAAAGAAGGATATCCATGTCAAAGACGCCACACAACTGGTATTTAAGGAAAACGGGTTCCCCGGAGATCCCTGGGATCATCAGATGCAATTTAAAACCAGGTTTGTACAGCGGGATACCTTTTCCAGAGGTTCCGGCTTTATCGTAACCTATCATTTCGCTATAGATCAGGACGTCAATACCCAAAACTTCAGAGCAGTGATTGAACAAGGGCACTTATGGAACACGATCCGGGTGAACGGCTACAAAATTACACCCGGAACCGGCTGGTGGATGGACCGTTCCTTTACCGTTTTACAAATAGGACCTTATCTGAAACCGGGGGCGAATACGATTTCGCTTGCCATTGAGCCGATGCGTATCTATGCAGAGATAGGCCCGCTCTTTATCCTGGGAAATTATAACCTTGAATCAGCTGAAAAAGGCTGGAAGATCGTTGCACCGGCATCCCTGAACACGGGAAGCTGGAAAAAACAGGGGCTGCCGATGTACGGTCATACGGTGGCCTACAAAAGGGAATACTCGCTGACAACCGAAGGAAGCTATTTTCTACACATCGATTCCTTAAAGGGGTCTGTAGCAGCAGTTCGTGTAAACGGGCGGAAGGCCGGGATCATCTATGCGGAACCTTACCAACTCGATGTATCAGATCTGATAAAAAAGGGCAGGAACCAGATTGAAGTAACCGTGGTGGGCAGTTTACGCAATTTAATGGGCCCCCATTATAAAACATACCGGCAGGGATACACCGGCCCCGACAGCTGGAACGGTATTACAGCGTACCCGCCGGGCAACAGCTATATCCTGTTCGACTACGGGCTCAATGACATGCGCTTGTTCCGGAGCAAAGATTAA
- a CDS encoding arabinose isomerase, giving the protein MPASVLKIGLMGIGLDAYWDQFEGLQQRLEGYLRVVETRIRAIHPTVVNAGLVDHVDKAFAAGSRFRQEEVDLIFLYVTTYALSATVLPAVQRVKVPVIILNLSPGPHIDYTAFNAMEDRTKMTGEWLAWCSACPVPEIANVFKRTGIQFYQVTGMLHQDDSCWNEIREWVEAAKVAHTMAHNRLGCLGHYYSGMLDIYTDLTLQYAVFGGHIELLEVDELSALRKNVSEKEITERAGLFRELFDVQPDCQETELLRAARTSLALDKLVEKYELGSMAYYYKGTGNAENEDTMSSIILGNSLLTTRGIPVAGEYEIKNAQAMKIMDSLGAGGSFTEYYAMDFDDDVVLMGHDGPGHLAIAEGKTKVRPLVVYHGKVGWGLSVEMSVKHGPVTLLSVAETKEGKLLLLTAEAISVPGPVLQIGNTNSRYRFPSGARNFVNNWNAYGPAHHCAVGVGHVASKIRKLGNLLNIEVITISG; this is encoded by the coding sequence ATGCCAGCATCTGTTTTAAAAATCGGATTAATGGGAATTGGCCTGGATGCATACTGGGACCAGTTTGAAGGGCTGCAACAGCGGCTAGAAGGATACCTCCGGGTAGTGGAAACGAGAATCCGCGCAATTCACCCGACTGTGGTCAATGCCGGGTTGGTAGATCATGTAGACAAAGCCTTCGCCGCCGGAAGCCGGTTCCGGCAGGAAGAAGTGGACCTGATATTTCTTTATGTGACCACTTATGCGCTTTCAGCCACGGTGTTACCGGCTGTACAACGCGTTAAAGTGCCTGTCATTATTCTAAACCTGTCGCCCGGCCCGCATATCGACTATACGGCCTTTAATGCCATGGAAGACCGGACAAAGATGACCGGCGAATGGCTAGCCTGGTGCTCGGCATGCCCGGTACCCGAAATCGCCAACGTATTTAAGCGAACCGGCATTCAGTTTTACCAGGTAACCGGCATGCTGCATCAGGATGACAGCTGCTGGAACGAGATACGGGAATGGGTGGAAGCCGCAAAAGTGGCGCATACAATGGCGCATAACCGGTTGGGCTGCCTGGGACATTATTACAGTGGCATGCTGGACATTTATACCGACCTTACCCTGCAGTATGCCGTCTTTGGCGGCCATATAGAATTGCTGGAGGTAGACGAGCTTTCGGCCTTACGGAAAAATGTTTCAGAAAAGGAAATTACAGAGCGCGCCGGTCTTTTCAGGGAGCTGTTTGATGTACAGCCCGACTGCCAGGAAACGGAACTGCTGCGTGCAGCCCGAACATCCCTGGCGCTGGACAAACTGGTGGAAAAATACGAGCTTGGCTCTATGGCCTATTATTACAAGGGCACGGGAAATGCGGAAAATGAAGACACGATGAGTTCGATTATCCTGGGCAATTCGCTGCTGACGACCCGGGGCATTCCTGTAGCCGGGGAATATGAGATCAAAAATGCTCAGGCCATGAAGATCATGGATAGCCTGGGAGCAGGCGGTTCGTTTACGGAGTATTATGCGATGGACTTTGACGACGATGTAGTGCTGATGGGGCACGATGGCCCGGGCCACCTGGCCATTGCCGAAGGCAAAACCAAGGTACGCCCGCTGGTGGTATATCATGGAAAAGTAGGCTGGGGCTTATCGGTTGAAATGAGTGTCAAACACGGCCCGGTAACCCTCCTGTCTGTTGCAGAAACAAAAGAAGGCAAACTGCTGTTGCTGACAGCAGAAGCCATATCTGTACCAGGTCCGGTTTTACAGATCGGCAATACCAACAGCCGCTACCGGTTCCCGTCCGGAGCAAGAAATTTTGTAAACAACTGGAATGCGTATGGCCCGGCGCACCATTGCGCCGTAGGAGTAGGACATGTTGCTTCCAAAATCCGGAAACTGGGAAATCTGTTAAATATAGAAGTAATTACAATATCCGGTTAA
- a CDS encoding cephalosporin hydroxylase family protein gives MSNPVEAFIQECKDRVNSYESNEALKDAATAFNTASNKAQYSYNFKWMGRPIIQYPQDMIAMQELIWEIQPDLIIETGIAHGGSLIFYASLLELIGKGEVLGIDIDIREHNRREIEKHPMYKRIKMIQGSSVDEATVNLVREAAAGKGTVLVVLDSNHTHAHVLDELRFYAPLVSLNSYIVVFDTIVENLPNNYIPGMERPWSIGNNPMTAVDAFLAENDQFEINKDIDNKILISVAPRGYLKRIK, from the coding sequence ATGAGCAACCCGGTAGAGGCATTTATACAGGAATGTAAAGACAGAGTAAACAGTTACGAAAGCAATGAAGCGCTAAAAGACGCCGCAACAGCGTTCAATACTGCATCTAACAAGGCCCAGTACTCCTATAACTTTAAATGGATGGGACGCCCTATTATCCAGTACCCCCAGGATATGATTGCCATGCAGGAGCTGATCTGGGAAATACAGCCGGATCTGATTATCGAAACCGGCATTGCGCATGGCGGATCCCTGATCTTTTATGCATCCCTGCTCGAATTGATCGGAAAAGGTGAAGTACTGGGCATCGACATAGATATCCGCGAGCACAACCGCAGGGAAATCGAAAAGCATCCCATGTATAAGCGGATTAAGATGATCCAGGGCTCCTCGGTAGATGAAGCAACCGTAAACCTGGTGCGCGAAGCGGCCGCAGGCAAAGGCACCGTATTAGTGGTACTGGACTCCAATCACACCCATGCGCATGTATTGGATGAATTGCGTTTTTATGCCCCCCTGGTATCCCTAAATTCATATATCGTGGTTTTTGACACGATTGTTGAAAACCTTCCGAATAATTATATCCCCGGAATGGAACGTCCCTGGAGCATCGGTAATAATCCAATGACCGCTGTGGATGCCTTTTTAGCAGAAAATGATCAGTTTGAAATCAATAAGGATATCGATAATAAAATATTGATCAGCGTAGCGCCGAGAGGTTATTTAAAACGGATCAAATAA
- the rfbC gene encoding dTDP-4-dehydrorhamnose 3,5-epimerase: MPKVLGDSRGWFMRTYSKDRFAEIGHSKEWVQMNHSYTALKGTVRGMHFQQPPYEEIKLVRCIAGSAYDVIVDLRKNSATYLQWFGAEISASNKQMMYIPEGFAHGFQALTDGVELVYCHSEFYTPASESGIRYNDPKINIQWPLAAIELSARDQQHPLL, encoded by the coding sequence ATGCCAAAAGTCCTGGGAGACAGCCGCGGATGGTTTATGCGTACCTATAGCAAAGATCGGTTTGCAGAGATCGGCCACAGCAAGGAATGGGTACAGATGAATCACTCTTACACCGCCTTAAAAGGCACCGTTCGGGGAATGCATTTTCAGCAGCCGCCATATGAAGAAATTAAGCTCGTACGCTGTATTGCAGGATCCGCCTACGATGTCATTGTTGATCTCAGGAAAAACTCGGCAACGTATTTGCAGTGGTTTGGTGCCGAAATCTCGGCATCCAATAAACAAATGATGTATATACCGGAAGGATTTGCACACGGCTTCCAGGCCCTTACCGATGGAGTGGAATTGGTATACTGTCATTCTGAATTTTATACACCGGCGTCGGAATCCGGCATCCGGTATAACGACCCTAAAATAAATATACAATGGCCGCTGGCAGCGATTGAATTATCCGCGCGCGATCAGCAGCACCCGTTACTATAA
- a CDS encoding glycosyltransferase family 2 protein, giving the protein MYQPLVSFCMSTYKRPDLLYNQLHCILEQTYPHFEIVISDNDTEQSGKQAVEKINDPRVKYFPNNANLGMVASFNASIGRSNGEFIVMITDDDPAYPHMLTDLVALLNQHPGYGVYGGCGDWMVENEFAAKTLHLPVGKTTHLLKTMQEDEVKLMPADQFAAAYLNGFFSTTFLLWSCLMVERSILLEIKGMPNYGSELLTDHAFVIAAGSKKGMAYQNKAMGGQVVHGDNFGYNIFKLRDKYIHTPQWFYDYLALQLNQRSDWQALVPKIWNFAGRSWVEYTLLVARANTGKDQKKELNKLIPEAFKNKNIHKWIYKFYLKYYFPSLFNILLSVKKIWK; this is encoded by the coding sequence ATGTATCAGCCGTTGGTAAGTTTTTGCATGAGCACTTATAAGCGACCCGATCTCTTATACAATCAGCTTCATTGCATCCTTGAGCAGACTTATCCGCATTTTGAAATTGTCATTTCAGATAACGACACGGAGCAATCCGGCAAACAGGCTGTTGAAAAGATAAATGACCCGCGCGTAAAATATTTCCCCAACAATGCCAATCTCGGTATGGTGGCCAGTTTCAATGCCAGTATCGGGCGATCCAACGGCGAATTTATCGTCATGATCACAGACGATGATCCGGCCTACCCGCATATGCTCACAGACCTGGTGGCATTGCTAAACCAACACCCCGGTTATGGAGTATACGGCGGCTGTGGCGACTGGATGGTCGAAAACGAATTTGCGGCTAAAACATTGCATTTACCTGTGGGCAAAACCACCCATCTGCTTAAAACAATGCAGGAAGATGAGGTGAAGCTGATGCCTGCTGACCAGTTTGCCGCAGCGTATCTTAATGGATTTTTCTCAACAACATTCCTGTTATGGAGCTGCCTGATGGTGGAACGCTCCATTTTACTGGAAATAAAAGGGATGCCCAATTATGGCAGCGAATTATTGACGGACCATGCTTTTGTAATTGCAGCAGGGTCAAAAAAAGGGATGGCTTACCAGAACAAGGCCATGGGCGGGCAGGTCGTACATGGCGACAACTTCGGCTATAACATCTTTAAGCTGCGCGACAAATACATCCATACGCCTCAATGGTTTTATGACTACCTGGCGCTCCAGTTAAACCAGCGCTCAGACTGGCAGGCCTTAGTCCCCAAGATATGGAATTTTGCAGGACGCTCCTGGGTCGAATACACCCTTCTGGTTGCAAGAGCCAATACCGGTAAGGACCAGAAAAAGGAACTTAACAAACTCATCCCTGAAGCATTTAAGAATAAAAATATCCATAAATGGATCTATAAATTTTACCTGAAATATTATTTCCCATCGCTTTTCAACATCCTTTTATCCGTAAAAAAGATATGGAAATAA
- a CDS encoding class I SAM-dependent methyltransferase, with translation MNCRFCKTELNNVFIDLGNSPASNSFLTKEALNEPETFYPLKVYTCPACFLVQVDEYKKSDAIFDSSYVYFSSYSTSWLAHAKAYVEKMQQRFQYTKDALVIEIASNDGYLLQYFREKGIPVLGVEPTANTAAAAAEKGVPSVVDFFGVRLARQLATEGKKADLLLGNNVLAHVPDIVDFVGGMKLLLKETGVITMEFPHLMQLVDNNQFDTIYHEHFSYLSFYTVKQIFEAAGLELFDVEELPTHGGSLRIYARHQEDPTKPVTEQVAALLAKEKGKGMQDMSYYTHFQQKAFAIKKELLQFLLDQKKSGKTVAAYGAAAKGNTLLNYCGIKSDFIDFVVDANPHKQHKFLPASHIPVVEEAHLKEAKPDYVLILPWNLREEITNQLAYIKDWGGQFVTAIPALQIT, from the coding sequence ATGAATTGCAGATTTTGTAAAACTGAACTAAACAATGTATTTATAGACCTGGGAAACTCTCCGGCCTCCAATTCCTTTCTAACAAAGGAGGCATTGAATGAACCGGAGACCTTCTACCCGCTAAAAGTGTATACCTGCCCAGCCTGTTTTCTGGTACAGGTGGATGAATATAAAAAATCCGATGCCATTTTTGACAGCAGCTATGTTTACTTCTCCTCCTACTCTACCAGCTGGCTGGCACATGCAAAGGCTTATGTAGAAAAGATGCAGCAGCGGTTTCAATATACAAAAGACGCACTGGTTATTGAAATTGCCAGTAATGATGGCTACCTGTTGCAGTATTTCAGGGAAAAGGGCATTCCTGTATTGGGCGTAGAACCCACGGCCAATACAGCGGCAGCAGCTGCTGAAAAAGGTGTTCCCTCGGTGGTGGACTTTTTCGGAGTGCGTCTTGCCCGCCAGTTGGCCACCGAAGGAAAAAAAGCAGATTTGCTGCTGGGCAATAACGTACTGGCGCATGTTCCGGACATTGTGGATTTCGTAGGGGGGATGAAACTTTTGTTAAAAGAAACCGGCGTCATCACCATGGAGTTTCCACATCTCATGCAGCTGGTAGACAATAACCAGTTTGACACCATCTACCATGAGCATTTCTCTTATTTATCATTTTACACCGTTAAACAGATATTTGAAGCCGCCGGTCTCGAACTCTTCGACGTAGAGGAACTACCTACGCATGGCGGATCGCTCCGGATCTATGCCAGACACCAGGAAGATCCTACCAAACCGGTTACCGAACAGGTAGCCGCATTACTGGCGAAAGAAAAAGGCAAGGGCATGCAGGATATGTCCTACTACACCCATTTTCAGCAAAAAGCCTTTGCCATAAAAAAGGAATTGCTGCAGTTTTTACTGGATCAGAAAAAATCGGGGAAGACCGTTGCGGCCTATGGCGCTGCAGCCAAGGGGAACACCCTGCTGAATTACTGTGGTATCAAAAGCGATTTCATCGACTTCGTGGTGGATGCCAATCCGCATAAACAGCATAAATTCCTTCCCGCCAGTCATATTCCGGTAGTGGAAGAAGCGCATTTAAAGGAGGCTAAACCCGATTATGTCCTGATTTTACCCTGGAACCTCCGGGAAGAAATCACAAATCAATTGGCGTATATTAAAGACTGGGGCGGACAATTTGTGACCGCCATTCCCGCGCTGCAGATAACATGA
- the rfbF gene encoding glucose-1-phosphate cytidylyltransferase, producing the protein MKVVIFAGGLGTRLSEETDVRPKPMVEIGGKPILWHIMKIYSHYGFNEFIVCLGYKGYIIKEYFTQYFLHNADLTVDLANNSIAYHASSSEHFKVTLVETGALTKTAGRLQQVQKYIGNEDFMLTYGDGVSDVNIPRLLNYHQQHNKIATVTAIQMDSRFGGLELDADDNVSAFREKAKDEGKWINGGFFVLKQEVFNYLRGDMSNMMWEDEPLEQLANDAQLAAFKHTGFWKPMDALRDKIELEDMWKNNNAKWKVW; encoded by the coding sequence ATGAAAGTAGTCATTTTTGCGGGGGGATTGGGTACCCGTTTATCGGAGGAAACCGACGTGCGGCCCAAGCCCATGGTAGAGATCGGAGGGAAACCGATCCTGTGGCATATTATGAAAATTTACAGCCATTACGGGTTTAATGAGTTTATTGTATGCCTCGGTTATAAAGGATATATCATTAAAGAATACTTTACACAATATTTCCTTCATAACGCGGATCTTACCGTAGACCTCGCAAATAACTCGATTGCCTATCATGCCAGCTCCAGCGAGCATTTTAAGGTAACCCTGGTGGAAACAGGCGCGCTTACCAAAACGGCGGGAAGGCTGCAACAGGTTCAAAAATACATTGGCAACGAAGATTTCATGCTTACCTATGGCGATGGCGTCAGCGATGTAAATATCCCGCGGCTGCTTAATTATCATCAACAGCATAATAAGATTGCCACAGTTACGGCAATTCAGATGGATTCGCGCTTTGGCGGGCTCGAGTTAGACGCCGATGATAATGTATCTGCATTCCGCGAGAAGGCCAAAGATGAGGGTAAATGGATCAATGGCGGTTTTTTCGTTTTGAAACAGGAAGTGTTTAACTATCTCCGCGGTGATATGAGCAACATGATGTGGGAAGACGAGCCGCTGGAGCAACTTGCCAACGATGCGCAACTGGCTGCATTTAAACATACCGGCTTCTGGAAGCCAATGGACGCCCTGCGGGATAAGATTGAACTGGAGGACATGTGGAAAAATAATAATGCGAAATGGAAAGTGTGGTAA
- a CDS encoding NAD-dependent epimerase/dehydratase family protein, whose translation MRKVLVTGATGFIGKYVIQSLLEQEVEIIASARNISRTGIFDHPRIRAKAFDLHQQNTSLNLYEYFEQPDLLIHLAWEGLPNYKQAFHVDNNLPAHKRFLWDLIEQGIADITVSGTCFEYGMQEGSLNENLPALPGNFYAQAKNELRKALELFQKQKTFSLKWVRLFYMYGEGQNPQSLIPQLDAALEKGAPVFNMSGGEQTRDFMPVEKVAAAIVKIALQKNVEGIINVSSNHPVTVKQFVLDHLRLKNKKIQLNLGFYPYPDFEPMHFWGDNSKLKSIK comes from the coding sequence ATGAGAAAAGTACTTGTTACAGGAGCCACGGGTTTCATTGGTAAATACGTTATTCAATCGCTGTTGGAACAGGAGGTGGAAATTATTGCCAGCGCACGCAACATCAGCCGTACCGGCATTTTCGATCATCCAAGGATACGGGCAAAAGCCTTTGACCTGCACCAGCAAAATACCTCCCTGAATCTATACGAATATTTTGAACAGCCAGACCTGCTCATTCATCTGGCCTGGGAAGGATTACCCAATTATAAGCAGGCCTTTCATGTCGACAACAATCTTCCCGCCCATAAGCGGTTTCTTTGGGACCTGATTGAACAGGGCATAGCCGATATTACAGTTTCGGGCACTTGTTTTGAATATGGAATGCAGGAAGGAAGCCTGAATGAAAACCTTCCCGCCCTGCCCGGCAATTTTTATGCACAGGCCAAAAACGAGCTGAGAAAGGCGCTGGAGCTTTTTCAAAAGCAAAAAACGTTCTCCCTGAAATGGGTACGCCTTTTTTATATGTATGGCGAAGGCCAGAACCCCCAGTCCCTGATACCACAACTGGATGCCGCATTGGAAAAAGGAGCGCCCGTTTTCAATATGAGTGGAGGTGAACAAACCCGGGATTTTATGCCCGTGGAAAAAGTAGCAGCGGCCATCGTTAAAATTGCCCTTCAGAAAAACGTTGAAGGCATTATAAATGTGTCCAGCAACCATCCGGTTACCGTAAAGCAATTTGTTTTAGACCATCTTCGTTTAAAAAACAAGAAGATTCAACTAAATTTGGGCTTTTATCCTTATCCCGATTTCGAGCCCATGCATTTTTGGGGGGATAACAGTAAATTAAAATCAATCAAATAA
- the rfbG gene encoding CDP-glucose 4,6-dehydratase — protein sequence MESVVNRTELSAAYAGKKVFITGHTGFKGTWLSLWLRELGAHIKGYALAPENEQCIFNVTQPYTAEASIIADIRSRNRLSEAIEAFQPDYMFHLAAQPLVRRSYEIPAETFEVNVAGTANLLEAVQKVNGKCTVLVITTDKVYENKEQPILYTEEDVLGGYDPYSASKACAELVVGSFRNAFFNTASYSEHQKALGAVRAGNVIGGGDFSKDRIIPDLVNALKMQQEIIVRNPAAVRPWQHVLEPLGGYLLLAAKLHNDLSFSGAWNFGPEPADHLTVQQLVTQAIATWGSGSWKDGSDPGAPHEAHLLQLSINKAKQQLNWKPKLNAAEAINWTIDWYRQPAEHAAAFTINQINRYMAL from the coding sequence ATGGAAAGTGTGGTAAATAGAACGGAGCTGTCGGCAGCTTACGCCGGTAAAAAAGTCTTTATAACGGGGCATACCGGGTTCAAAGGTACCTGGTTATCTTTATGGCTCAGGGAACTGGGAGCTCATATAAAAGGCTATGCACTGGCGCCGGAAAACGAGCAATGTATTTTTAATGTCACACAGCCGTATACAGCGGAAGCAAGCATTATTGCCGACATCCGCAGCAGAAACCGGCTGTCTGAAGCCATTGAGGCCTTTCAGCCGGATTATATGTTCCATCTGGCGGCCCAGCCGCTCGTACGCCGGAGTTATGAAATTCCGGCAGAAACATTTGAAGTAAATGTTGCGGGAACTGCCAACCTCCTTGAAGCGGTGCAAAAAGTAAATGGAAAATGTACGGTACTGGTCATTACCACCGACAAAGTTTACGAAAATAAGGAGCAGCCGATTCTTTATACAGAAGAGGACGTCCTGGGAGGATACGATCCGTACAGTGCCAGCAAGGCATGCGCGGAGCTGGTGGTAGGATCATTCCGGAACGCTTTTTTCAATACGGCTAGCTATAGCGAACATCAGAAAGCCCTTGGTGCTGTAAGAGCCGGAAATGTGATCGGAGGCGGAGACTTCAGTAAAGACCGGATTATTCCGGATCTTGTAAACGCCCTGAAAATGCAGCAGGAAATTATTGTACGCAATCCGGCTGCCGTAAGGCCCTGGCAGCATGTACTGGAGCCGTTGGGGGGCTACCTGCTGCTGGCGGCAAAATTGCATAACGATCTTTCATTTAGTGGTGCCTGGAATTTCGGACCAGAGCCGGCAGATCACCTTACCGTACAGCAACTGGTTACGCAGGCCATTGCTACCTGGGGAAGCGGCAGTTGGAAAGACGGCAGCGATCCCGGAGCTCCGCATGAGGCTCACCTGTTGCAGTTAAGTATCAATAAGGCCAAACAACAATTAAACTGGAAGCCCAAATTGAACGCAGCAGAAGCCATTAACTGGACCATCGACTGGTACCGGCAACCAGCTGAACATGCAGCAGCCTTTACTATTAACCAGATCAACCGTTATATGGCGTTATGA